In Spirochaetota bacterium, one genomic interval encodes:
- a CDS encoding radical SAM protein, giving the protein MKTYNATLCVNEIFYSLQGETTRTGFPSLFIRLAGCNLNCRWCDTPYARTGSTVTIANIIQTIEAYPSLHHITITGGEPLVQENTIALLEILCRKNVPLQLETNGSISVEYVPPQVHKIIDVKTPSSGHADSFNFSNIPLLSPHDEIKFVIADDNDYNYSKEFIKKYLVDVPCVINFSPVDGLMEPYTLAEYILRDRMKVRFNIQLHKFLWNTEPKHF; this is encoded by the coding sequence ATGAAGACATATAATGCTACACTGTGTGTCAATGAGATATTCTACTCCCTGCAAGGGGAAACAACTCGCACAGGGTTCCCCTCGCTTTTCATACGGCTTGCTGGCTGTAATCTCAATTGCAGGTGGTGCGATACTCCCTATGCTAGGACCGGATCAACAGTTACTATCGCCAATATTATACAAACAATAGAAGCATATCCATCATTGCATCATATTACCATTACCGGCGGTGAACCGCTTGTGCAGGAAAATACAATAGCCCTTTTGGAAATTCTTTGTAGAAAAAATGTGCCACTTCAGCTTGAAACCAACGGCAGCATTTCTGTTGAATATGTCCCACCGCAGGTTCATAAAATTATTGATGTTAAAACACCATCAAGCGGTCATGCTGACTCATTCAATTTTTCTAATATTCCCTTGCTTAGTCCCCATGATGAAATAAAATTTGTTATTGCCGATGACAATGACTATAATTATTCTAAAGAGTTCATCAAAAAATATCTGGTAGATGTACCATGTGTAATTAATTTTTCGCCGGTTGATGGTTTAATGGAGCCATACACGCTTGCTGAATATATTCTTAGAGACAGGATGAAAGTGCGGTTCAACATTCAGTTACATAAATTTTTATGGAACACTGAGCCAAAACATTTTTAA
- a CDS encoding polymer-forming cytoskeletal protein, with amino-acid sequence MAGKGDNMNSTIGEGSVFEGKFYISGSLRIDGKFEGEIKTDEELVVGETGKVKTNIHAKNVVVAGTVIGNIVADEEVKLLETAKVLGDIETPILTVQRGVVAHGMVTITGGQKKDVKKLIEESYAGSPQAQGLFGKKGSEK; translated from the coding sequence ATGGCAGGTAAAGGTGATAACATGAACAGTACCATTGGCGAAGGTTCTGTATTTGAGGGCAAGTTTTACATAAGCGGTTCATTGCGGATTGATGGTAAGTTTGAAGGCGAAATAAAAACTGATGAAGAACTTGTAGTTGGCGAAACCGGCAAAGTCAAGACAAATATTCATGCAAAGAATGTAGTGGTTGCCGGGACAGTAATAGGGAACATTGTTGCTGATGAAGAAGTTAAACTTTTGGAAACTGCAAAGGTTCTGGGTGATATTGAAACGCCAATCCTCACTGTTCAGCGTGGGGTGGTGGCACATGGCATGGTTACCATTACAGGCGGTCAGAAGAAGGATGTAAAGAAGCTTATTGAAGAATCATATGCTGGCTCGCCTCAAGCCCAAGGATTGTTTGGCAAAAAGGGTTCTGAGAAATAA
- a CDS encoding M23 family metallopeptidase — protein sequence MKHWQLHINSKASLSITILSAEVIIIFRGKKNTIIKSIPFKKIQNVLYACGIITAVVVLCVGMVGFNDVFKSEAAWYDEIKKKAITTKDYEENDKKPALKIIKHTVKPGESISEIARLYGVSMDTICGCNKLESYDLVHVGQVLKIPNKDGLLVSVQRGQTLPVLAKKYNVAINKIIEENTIANPDFINVGQDIFIPDAKPLDIFKGFLWPVKTKNVTSGYGWRKDPFYGETQFHQGIDVRAHYEWVRASKYGRISYAGWLGGYGKVVVITHPGGDRTLYGHLSKIIVREGQYVKQGQIIAKSGNTGNSTGPHLHFEIIRKGQHINPYTELKKKH from the coding sequence ATGAAACACTGGCAGCTACATATTAATTCTAAAGCTAGTCTCAGTATTACTATTTTGTCAGCTGAGGTAATTATCATATTCAGAGGTAAAAAAAATACAATTATAAAATCAATTCCTTTTAAAAAGATTCAAAATGTATTGTATGCATGTGGAATAATTACTGCAGTGGTAGTTTTGTGTGTTGGAATGGTTGGCTTTAATGATGTGTTCAAATCTGAAGCTGCTTGGTATGATGAAATAAAGAAGAAAGCAATTACCACCAAAGATTATGAAGAAAATGATAAAAAACCTGCTCTGAAGATTATAAAGCACACCGTAAAACCTGGAGAATCCATAAGCGAAATTGCACGGCTCTATGGCGTATCAATGGATACAATATGTGGGTGTAACAAGCTGGAGTCGTATGACCTGGTACACGTGGGACAGGTGTTAAAAATCCCTAACAAGGATGGCTTGCTTGTAAGCGTACAGCGCGGACAAACATTACCGGTGCTGGCTAAAAAATATAATGTAGCAATTAATAAAATTATTGAAGAAAATACTATAGCCAATCCTGATTTTATTAATGTGGGTCAGGATATTTTCATACCCGATGCAAAACCACTGGATATTTTTAAGGGATTTTTATGGCCGGTCAAAACCAAAAATGTGACAAGCGGGTATGGATGGCGCAAGGATCCTTTTTATGGCGAAACCCAGTTCCATCAGGGTATTGACGTGCGAGCTCATTATGAATGGGTGCGTGCTAGTAAGTATGGCAGGATAAGCTATGCAGGGTGGTTAGGTGGTTATGGTAAAGTAGTGGTGATAACGCATCCTGGCGGCGACAGGACGTTATATGGCCATCTTTCAAAAATAATTGTACGAGAGGGGCAATATGTAAAACAGGGCCAGATCATTGCAAAAAGCGGCAACACTGGTAATTCAACAGGCCCACACCTTCACTTTGAAATCATACGTAAAGGGCAGCATATTAATCCGTATACCGAATTGAAAAAGAAACATTGA
- the glyS gene encoding glycine--tRNA ligase subunit beta, translating to MAKLNFVCEIGTEEIPAGYLPPAIEQVEKIVTDGLKAYRIGFFQCKVFATPRRIAILVYDMALHQSEDFEELKGPSVKAAYDDKGNPTRALTGFLEGNKITLQDTYIQKTNKGDYIYAKRKVEAKPTTAIIPKLIEQIILEVSFPKRMRWNVKRVSFPRPINYIFVLFNDTVVHYSIDGIEFDNKVRGHYIQHNTMIPLSRCQDYIPLLEKNGVIVDHTIRKDLIHQNLQKAASQLNGVLVEDEELLNTVTFLTEYPYVVTCSFDESFLAIPDIVLITEMKEHQKYFAVRDSNGNLLPKFLVVSNNPPTEHIVKGNQRVIRARFTDARFFFEEDRKIPLAGRVDMLKGILFHKELGSIYDKVERMQTIAKAICNELSIDESTTAKIQRAVMLSKTDLTTALVFEFTSLQGQIGKIYALLDGEDTQVAEAIDFQYRPRFQGDALPEHIVSIVVSLAEKIDNIFGSFSVGNIPKGSADPYALRRQAAAIVDMLVERKIHLDLAKICTAIAGQYSNGHNLIEQILEFINARAKTFLYEKQFAFDEVNACLAVGCYDYYELYLRAQSIHEFRKDSRFGDLLIAFKRMNNIVNAFIKKNPGYTFTFNPDALVADEEKNLYRFFHERETTIKDYIAKNKYKELFLLLIEGKEAIDTYFEKVMVMDSNMAIRDNRLGMLHHILTMFTTLLDFSQIQE from the coding sequence ATGGCAAAGCTTAACTTTGTGTGCGAAATTGGTACCGAAGAAATACCTGCAGGGTATCTTCCACCAGCAATTGAACAGGTGGAAAAAATTGTAACTGATGGATTGAAAGCTTATCGCATTGGATTTTTTCAGTGCAAGGTTTTTGCAACACCACGGCGCATCGCTATACTGGTGTATGACATGGCCTTGCATCAGTCCGAAGATTTTGAGGAACTCAAAGGACCTTCGGTAAAAGCTGCTTACGATGACAAAGGTAATCCTACTAGAGCATTAACCGGTTTTCTTGAAGGAAATAAGATTACGCTGCAAGACACCTATATACAGAAGACCAATAAAGGCGATTACATCTATGCTAAACGTAAGGTTGAAGCAAAACCCACCACAGCGATTATCCCTAAACTTATTGAGCAAATAATTCTTGAGGTTAGTTTTCCCAAACGGATGCGTTGGAATGTGAAGCGTGTTTCCTTCCCCAGACCTATCAATTACATCTTTGTACTTTTTAATGATACAGTGGTGCACTATTCAATAGACGGCATTGAATTTGACAATAAGGTGCGAGGTCATTATATTCAGCACAATACTATGATACCACTATCACGGTGCCAGGATTACATCCCGTTACTAGAAAAAAATGGGGTGATAGTAGACCATACAATACGAAAAGACCTAATACATCAAAATTTACAAAAAGCAGCCAGCCAATTGAATGGAGTTTTAGTTGAGGATGAAGAGCTTCTGAACACTGTAACCTTTTTAACAGAATATCCCTATGTTGTAACATGTAGCTTTGATGAATCATTTTTGGCAATACCGGATATAGTTCTCATTACCGAGATGAAAGAGCACCAAAAATATTTTGCGGTGCGCGATAGCAACGGCAACCTTTTGCCTAAATTTCTGGTAGTTTCAAATAATCCTCCAACTGAGCACATCGTAAAAGGAAATCAGCGTGTAATACGGGCTCGTTTTACCGATGCACGATTCTTCTTTGAGGAAGATAGAAAAATCCCGCTTGCTGGCAGAGTGGATATGCTCAAAGGCATTCTTTTCCACAAGGAGTTGGGTTCTATCTATGATAAAGTTGAAAGGATGCAGACAATAGCAAAAGCTATTTGCAATGAGCTATCGATTGATGAATCTACCACCGCAAAGATTCAGCGTGCTGTGATGCTGTCAAAAACCGACCTTACCACCGCGCTTGTATTTGAGTTTACATCATTACAGGGCCAGATTGGCAAAATATATGCACTACTTGATGGCGAGGATACACAAGTAGCCGAAGCTATTGACTTTCAGTACAGACCACGTTTTCAGGGAGATGCACTCCCAGAGCATATTGTGAGCATTGTGGTATCGCTAGCTGAAAAAATTGATAATATATTTGGCTCCTTTTCAGTAGGCAATATCCCTAAAGGTTCTGCTGATCCGTATGCTCTACGGCGCCAGGCCGCAGCTATTGTAGATATGCTTGTTGAGCGCAAGATTCATTTAGACCTTGCAAAGATATGCACAGCCATAGCAGGTCAGTATAGTAATGGGCACAACTTAATTGAACAGATTCTTGAGTTTATTAACGCAAGGGCAAAGACATTTTTGTACGAAAAGCAATTTGCATTTGATGAGGTCAATGCGTGCCTTGCAGTTGGGTGCTATGATTACTATGAGTTGTACCTGAGGGCACAAAGCATTCATGAGTTCAGGAAAGATTCGCGTTTTGGCGATTTGCTTATTGCTTTCAAGCGGATGAACAACATCGTCAACGCTTTTATAAAGAAGAACCCAGGCTATACATTTACATTTAATCCTGATGCACTGGTAGCAGATGAGGAAAAAAATCTCTATCGCTTTTTCCATGAAAGAGAAACAACAATTAAAGACTATATTGCAAAAAATAAATATAAGGAGTTGTTCCTTTTACTTATTGAGGGCAAGGAAGCTATCGACACCTATTTTGAAAAGGTAATGGTTATGGACAGCAACATGGCAATTCGTGACAATAGGCTGGGAATGTTGCATCATATACTAACCATGTTTACCACACTGTTAGATTTTTCGCAGATTCAGGAGTAG